A genomic region of Pirellulales bacterium contains the following coding sequences:
- the aroF gene encoding 3-deoxy-7-phosphoheptulonate synthase — protein sequence MIIVLKPEVTEKQIEHVIERVESLGLRAHLSRGTYRTIIGVIGDEAKLQVSPLEAIPGVASVVPILPPYKLASNEAHPEPSIVNVAGVKIGGGFLAMIAGPCAVEGAERMDAIAKAIKAAGANLLRGGAFKPRTSPYAYQGMGEEGLKILRDTGDKYGLPVVTEVMDPRRVELVDRYTDMFQIGARNMQNFTLLTEVGQTRKPVLLKRGMSATVKDLLMSAEYILSEGNSSVVLCERGVKSFDPITRNLFDVAAVPATKALSHLPIIVDPSHATGRPDLIGPCALAGVAAGADGVHIEVHNCPEEALSDGPQALLPEQYAAVVAQIRSLAALLGQRISTVEKEAARPARALAV from the coding sequence GTGATTATCGTACTGAAGCCCGAAGTTACCGAAAAGCAGATCGAGCACGTGATCGAACGCGTCGAATCGCTCGGCCTGCGGGCGCACCTCAGCCGCGGAACGTACCGCACGATCATCGGCGTGATCGGCGACGAGGCCAAGCTGCAGGTCTCGCCGCTGGAAGCCATCCCCGGCGTGGCCAGCGTCGTGCCGATCTTGCCGCCCTATAAGCTGGCCAGCAACGAGGCCCACCCGGAACCGAGCATCGTGAATGTGGCCGGCGTCAAAATCGGCGGCGGCTTCCTGGCCATGATCGCCGGCCCCTGCGCCGTCGAGGGCGCCGAGCGGATGGATGCGATTGCCAAGGCCATCAAGGCCGCCGGGGCGAACCTGCTGCGCGGCGGCGCCTTCAAGCCGCGCACCAGCCCGTATGCCTACCAGGGAATGGGCGAGGAGGGTCTGAAGATTCTCCGCGACACGGGCGACAAGTACGGCCTGCCGGTCGTCACCGAAGTGATGGATCCGCGCCGCGTCGAGCTGGTCGATCGCTATACCGATATGTTCCAGATCGGTGCCCGGAACATGCAGAACTTCACGCTGCTCACCGAAGTGGGCCAGACGCGCAAGCCGGTGCTGTTGAAGCGCGGCATGAGCGCGACGGTCAAAGACCTGCTGATGAGCGCCGAATACATTTTGTCGGAAGGCAATTCCAGCGTGGTGCTCTGCGAGCGCGGCGTGAAGAGCTTCGACCCGATCACGCGCAACCTGTTCGACGTGGCGGCGGTGCCGGCGACCAAGGCCTTGTCGCACTTGCCGATCATCGTCGATCCGAGCCACGCCACCGGCCGGCCCGATTTGATCGGCCCCTGCGCCTTGGCCGGCGTGGCCGCGGGCGCCGACGGCGTCCACATTGAAGTACACAACTGCCCGGAGGAGGCGCTGTCCGATGGTCCGCAGGCGCTGTTGCCCGAACAATACGCGGCGGTCGTCGCGCAAATCCGGTCGTTGGCGGCGTTGCTGGGCCAGCGGATTTCAACCGTCGAGAAAGAGGCCGCGCGACCGGCCCGTGCCCTGGCCGTTTGA
- a CDS encoding DUF1549 and DUF1553 domain-containing protein translates to MRSDLASAVENSDAPRAAVSGNATAEQAITERRAQRLKLLPAPPSPPKVAWSPTGKQTVNLNPLDRFIYAGWQAAKLRQASRPPELCDDATFCRRVYLDLTGVIPGPLEVNRFLAHRSPQKRAELIDQLLARDADYAAHWTPFWEDALASQPVLSQGGIPTRGNYREWIYDSLKENRPYDVMLAELIDPSMPRRHRAVTEDLFGVKYAIEYVRNEDHTVTLQTAANIGQVFLGTSMKCASCHDHFDNPEWTQQRFVGFASLFAPADLELMRCDVHLGKTVPARFPFEFAGADQTVPGDLDGRLQLAARLLVDPLNARFAQTIVNRLWKRYLGLGLIEPADDFREDVPASHPDLLAWLAYDFVEHGCDLKHTVRLILSSRTYQHRYDSSLEDHFDAADRTAPRYFRSPALRRLTAEQQLDSVRMALSGKLGPQQRCYLDARSTALMRALGRPDSRNEISTSRSDDFGVVSALELLNGPELHEVLKDTELSLKPAVRHDPRRLVDQLYLQVLSRHATTEEKKFAARWLADDASQEEAIRDLLWVLICSPEFQYVP, encoded by the coding sequence GTGCGATCCGACCTGGCTTCGGCGGTCGAGAATAGCGACGCGCCACGGGCCGCCGTTTCCGGCAATGCGACCGCCGAGCAAGCGATCACCGAGCGACGCGCGCAGCGGCTGAAGCTCTTGCCGGCACCGCCGTCGCCGCCCAAGGTCGCCTGGTCGCCAACCGGCAAGCAAACCGTCAACTTGAATCCCCTCGACCGGTTCATCTATGCCGGCTGGCAGGCCGCGAAATTACGCCAGGCCAGCCGGCCGCCCGAACTGTGCGACGACGCGACCTTCTGCCGACGCGTGTATCTCGACCTGACCGGCGTCATTCCCGGCCCGCTGGAAGTGAACCGCTTTCTGGCCCATCGCTCGCCGCAAAAACGGGCGGAACTGATCGATCAACTCTTGGCACGCGACGCCGATTACGCGGCACACTGGACGCCGTTCTGGGAAGACGCCCTGGCCAGCCAGCCGGTGCTCAGCCAGGGAGGCATCCCCACGCGCGGCAATTACCGCGAGTGGATTTACGACAGTCTCAAAGAGAACCGGCCCTACGACGTCATGCTGGCCGAGCTGATCGACCCCAGCATGCCGCGGCGGCATCGGGCAGTGACCGAGGACCTGTTCGGCGTCAAATACGCCATCGAGTACGTCCGCAACGAAGACCATACCGTCACGTTGCAGACGGCCGCCAATATTGGCCAGGTATTTCTAGGCACGAGCATGAAGTGCGCGAGCTGCCACGACCATTTCGACAACCCCGAATGGACGCAGCAGCGGTTTGTCGGTTTCGCCAGCCTGTTTGCACCCGCAGACCTGGAGCTGATGCGGTGCGACGTACACCTGGGCAAGACCGTGCCGGCCCGTTTTCCGTTCGAGTTCGCCGGCGCGGACCAGACCGTGCCGGGCGATCTCGACGGCCGCTTGCAGTTGGCCGCCCGGCTGCTCGTCGATCCGTTGAACGCGCGGTTCGCGCAGACGATCGTCAATCGGCTCTGGAAGCGTTATCTGGGCCTGGGCCTGATCGAGCCGGCCGACGATTTTCGCGAGGATGTGCCCGCCAGTCATCCCGATTTGCTGGCCTGGCTGGCCTACGATTTCGTCGAGCACGGCTGCGACCTGAAGCACACCGTCCGGCTGATTCTATCGAGCCGCACCTATCAGCACCGCTACGACAGTTCTTTGGAAGATCATTTCGACGCCGCCGATCGCACCGCGCCGCGCTATTTCCGTTCGCCCGCCTTGCGACGGCTGACGGCCGAGCAACAGCTCGACAGCGTGCGGATGGCGCTTTCCGGCAAGCTCGGTCCGCAACAGCGCTGTTACCTCGACGCCCGGTCGACGGCGCTCATGCGGGCACTGGGCCGCCCCGATTCGCGGAACGAAATCAGCACCTCTCGGTCCGACGATTTTGGCGTCGTCTCCGCCTTGGAGCTTTTGAACGGCCCTGAATTGCACGAGGTGCTCAAGGATACGGAGCTTTCGTTGAAGCCCGCCGTGCGTCACGACCCGCGGCGGCTGGTGGATCAACTTTATTTGCAGGTTCTCAGCCGGCATGCGACGACCGAAGAGAAGAAGTTCGCCGCGCGATGGCTGGCCGACGATGCCTCGCAGGAAGAGGCAATCCGCGATTTGTTATGGGTGTTGATTTGTTCGCCGGAGTTCCAGTACGTGCCATGA
- a CDS encoding transglutaminase-like domain-containing protein translates to MTKPTFTPAAFLAALLCLASAPWAKERAPSPAKKSAAHDDSSATDAADSSAEESKKEADDKPARPAKPGAIKPGVSPDPAIELLEPRTYRLKIVAKVEAPEDAESRNVVVVAPVPMDWPEQRARMIGSPKVTSGAKYSETVKRGQCATMKFTVPMIPAGESAGVELLYEITRWRMEFASPTEDLTLPHGPPPDVRDQFVKNDAPGLEMKHPKIVGLTRELEKEHAGENAWDRVKGFWQWTRDNVEFKNGDFRGALFAIEHHCGDCEEMSALFVSMCRLSGVVARSVWVEGHNYPEFYLLDSQGRGHWIPAQVVGPPWFGEMTEYRPIFQKGDRFYDPFQRQYVRYTPQTMKADGKVKPKFTVEHLILADSDINGPTYENSRE, encoded by the coding sequence ATGACAAAACCCACTTTCACGCCGGCTGCTTTTTTGGCCGCCTTGTTGTGTCTTGCGTCGGCCCCATGGGCGAAAGAACGAGCTCCGTCGCCGGCCAAAAAGTCCGCGGCGCACGACGATAGCAGTGCCACAGATGCCGCCGACTCGTCAGCCGAGGAAAGCAAGAAGGAAGCCGATGACAAGCCAGCCCGGCCCGCCAAGCCCGGAGCGATCAAACCGGGCGTCAGTCCCGATCCGGCCATTGAATTGCTGGAACCGCGGACGTACCGGCTGAAAATCGTCGCCAAGGTTGAAGCGCCTGAAGATGCGGAGAGCCGCAACGTCGTCGTGGTGGCACCTGTTCCGATGGACTGGCCCGAGCAACGGGCACGGATGATCGGCAGCCCGAAAGTCACGTCGGGGGCCAAGTACAGCGAGACCGTGAAGCGCGGCCAGTGCGCCACGATGAAATTCACGGTGCCGATGATTCCCGCGGGCGAATCGGCCGGCGTGGAACTGCTCTATGAGATCACGCGCTGGCGGATGGAGTTCGCCTCGCCGACGGAAGACCTGACCCTGCCGCACGGTCCCCCGCCGGACGTCCGCGATCAATTCGTCAAGAACGACGCGCCGGGCCTCGAAATGAAGCACCCCAAGATCGTCGGCCTCACGCGCGAACTGGAAAAGGAACATGCCGGAGAGAATGCCTGGGACCGGGTGAAGGGCTTTTGGCAGTGGACCCGCGACAACGTCGAATTCAAGAACGGCGATTTCCGCGGGGCGCTGTTCGCCATCGAGCATCACTGCGGCGACTGCGAGGAAATGAGCGCCCTGTTCGTGAGCATGTGCCGGCTGTCGGGAGTGGTGGCACGCAGCGTATGGGTCGAGGGCCACAACTATCCGGAGTTTTATCTGCTCGATTCACAGGGCCGCGGGCACTGGATTCCGGCCCAGGTCGTGGGGCCGCCCTGGTTCGGCGAGATGACCGAGTATCGGCCGATCTTTCAGAAGGGCGACCGCTTTTACGATCCCTTCCAGCGGCAGTACGTGCGCTACACTCCGCAGACGATGAAGGCCGACGGCAAAGTGAAGCCCAAGTTCACCGTCGAGCACCTGATTCTGGCCGATTCGGATATCAACGGGCCGACGTATGAGAATAGCCGCGAATAG
- a CDS encoding alpha/beta hydrolase gives MGRRCFRLLGTKRNFRAVATVIAIALAGQQVCVARAADAPPVEEQLSASPRRPGDEVWLVSCRNVAPSTDGDLTRLRYSRYRATRGWSASRQQDFRGSTTSAANCLLVLGNGYSASQTQSLGLSIYRRLTADLEANVAVRFIIWSWPSDETDLGAIKDVRLKAARTPQVANCLARWLDAMSLPGKLSLLGTSFGARIVMEALELRADARLRNLQTESSVPAFHRPLDVVLISAAIDNDWLLPGRKLNRSLEEVDRLLLINNHDDSVLNRYRWLYGRRSRVEAVGVTGIATSRLGQNAGKTVQIDAASIIGRRHGCDPYFDSPRLLAAMRPVLFGERPLSPPAEGVTLPLAGR, from the coding sequence ATGGGTCGTCGTTGTTTTCGCCTGCTCGGCACGAAGCGCAATTTCCGCGCGGTCGCTACAGTCATTGCAATCGCTCTGGCGGGACAGCAGGTTTGTGTTGCGCGAGCGGCTGACGCACCGCCGGTCGAGGAGCAGTTGTCCGCGTCGCCGCGTCGCCCAGGCGACGAAGTCTGGCTGGTAAGCTGCCGCAACGTCGCGCCCAGTACCGACGGCGACCTGACCCGGCTAAGGTATTCGCGGTACCGTGCAACCCGTGGTTGGTCGGCTTCCCGTCAGCAAGACTTTCGCGGTTCGACGACATCCGCGGCGAATTGTCTGCTGGTGCTGGGCAACGGATACTCCGCCTCGCAAACGCAATCCTTGGGGTTATCCATTTATCGCCGACTGACCGCCGATCTGGAGGCGAACGTCGCCGTGCGCTTCATCATTTGGTCGTGGCCGAGCGATGAGACCGATTTGGGGGCGATCAAAGACGTGCGCCTCAAGGCCGCGCGCACGCCCCAAGTGGCGAATTGCCTTGCCCGCTGGCTCGACGCGATGTCGTTGCCGGGCAAGCTTTCGCTGCTGGGCACCAGTTTTGGCGCCCGAATCGTCATGGAAGCACTTGAGCTGCGTGCGGATGCGCGGCTTCGCAATTTGCAGACCGAGAGTTCCGTCCCCGCTTTTCACAGGCCGCTCGATGTCGTGCTGATTTCGGCGGCCATCGATAATGACTGGTTATTGCCCGGACGAAAGCTGAATCGGTCGTTGGAGGAGGTCGACCGCTTGCTGCTGATCAACAATCACGATGACAGCGTGCTCAACCGGTATCGTTGGCTTTATGGACGTCGCAGCCGGGTGGAGGCCGTAGGCGTCACCGGCATTGCAACGAGCCGGCTCGGACAAAACGCCGGCAAAACCGTGCAAATCGACGCGGCGTCGATCATCGGTCGACGGCACGGTTGCGATCCTTATTTCGATTCGCCCCGACTGTTGGCGGCCATGCGACCGGTCCTGTTCGGAGAACGCCCGCTTTCGCCACCCGCCGAAGGCGTCACCCTTCCCTTGGCTGGAAGGTAG
- the secG gene encoding preprotein translocase subunit SecG, with protein MVLFLKILILVTSLFLIVLILLQRGRGGGLAGALGGMGGQSAFGSKAGDVFTRITSVVAVVWIVLCVGFLKYVNSPTDLFDPNAGGAAAPPPAQESIDRSPEKPSPKGSGSPTGPAKPAEKAGEE; from the coding sequence ATGGTATTGTTTCTTAAGATATTGATTCTGGTCACGTCGCTGTTCTTGATCGTGCTGATTTTATTGCAGCGCGGCCGCGGCGGCGGTCTGGCCGGCGCCTTGGGCGGCATGGGGGGACAAAGCGCCTTCGGCAGCAAAGCCGGCGATGTGTTCACGCGTATCACTTCGGTCGTGGCCGTCGTGTGGATTGTGCTCTGCGTTGGTTTTCTGAAGTACGTCAATTCGCCGACCGACCTGTTCGATCCCAACGCGGGCGGCGCAGCGGCGCCGCCGCCTGCGCAAGAATCGATCGACCGGTCGCCCGAAAAGCCGTCGCCCAAAGGCAGTGGAAGCCCCACGGGGCCGGCCAAGCCGGCGGAGAAGGCCGGCGAGGAGTGA
- the tpiA gene encoding triose-phosphate isomerase, with protein sequence MGRKNYLKEVLSVRRPFIAGNWKMNLNRRQAVELAQAVAARAAEFPHADLAVCPPSVYLDAVGQALAGSRVGLGAQNVYHEASGAFTGEVSAAMLVDLGCRYCILGHSERRHILGETDEQINRKLLAALGAGLTPIVCVGELLSEREAGQTAAVIRRQFDGSLAKLSEPQMRGVVIAYEPVWAIGTGKVATPEQAQEVHLDLRKLIEARYNSGTAQAVRIQYGGSVKPSNAAELLSQPDIDGALVGGASLKADDFLGIVAGASN encoded by the coding sequence ATGGGCAGAAAAAACTACCTGAAAGAGGTGCTGAGCGTGCGACGTCCCTTTATCGCGGGCAACTGGAAGATGAACCTCAACCGCCGGCAGGCGGTAGAGTTGGCTCAAGCGGTGGCGGCCAGAGCGGCGGAATTCCCGCACGCCGATCTGGCGGTTTGCCCGCCCAGCGTCTATCTGGACGCGGTGGGACAAGCCCTGGCCGGCAGCCGCGTCGGCCTGGGGGCGCAGAATGTGTATCACGAGGCCTCGGGCGCCTTCACCGGCGAGGTCAGTGCCGCCATGCTGGTCGATTTGGGGTGCCGCTATTGTATCTTGGGTCACAGCGAACGGCGGCACATTCTGGGTGAGACGGATGAACAGATCAACCGCAAGCTGCTGGCCGCTTTGGGCGCCGGCCTGACACCCATTGTCTGCGTGGGCGAGTTGCTGAGCGAGCGCGAGGCGGGCCAGACGGCCGCCGTCATTCGCCGCCAGTTCGACGGATCGCTGGCCAAGCTCTCGGAACCGCAGATGCGCGGCGTGGTGATCGCCTATGAGCCGGTGTGGGCCATCGGCACGGGCAAAGTGGCCACGCCCGAACAGGCGCAGGAGGTGCATCTCGACCTTCGCAAGCTGATCGAGGCCCGCTACAATAGCGGGACGGCGCAGGCGGTGCGGATTCAATACGGCGGGAGCGTGAAGCCGAGCAACGCGGCGGAGTTGCTGTCGCAGCCTGACATCGACGGCGCTTTGGTCGGCGGGGCGAGCCTGAAGGCCGATGACTTCCTGGGAATTGTCGCCGGAGCAAGCAACTGA
- a CDS encoding DUF4058 family protein — MLSPFPGMDPYLEDPAFWPDFHLEFIVALRNSLRRRLPVNYEARLDEQIKLIDVSSDSEKQIKPDVALLRREAELVAIVPARTSAASPVTLPLLIEEEEYREAWIEIRYRPDHSVVSVLEVLSPTNKSGSERIAYLAKRRAILRQPISLVEIDLLVGGRRISPPDPLPDCDYCVVVARADERARCEVYPSSLRQPLPTFRVPLKPPDGDVVVDLQEAFAAAFEHGGYATSIDYSQPPTAPLSAVDRAWAAEQAGLKVPGRS; from the coding sequence ATGCTTAGCCCGTTTCCCGGCATGGATCCGTATCTCGAAGACCCGGCATTCTGGCCGGACTTCCATCTCGAGTTTATTGTCGCGCTGCGAAACAGCCTGCGGCGGCGTCTGCCGGTGAATTACGAGGCGCGCCTCGACGAGCAGATCAAGCTGATCGATGTCTCCTCGGACTCCGAGAAACAAATCAAGCCCGACGTTGCGCTCCTCAGGCGGGAGGCCGAACTGGTTGCTATCGTCCCCGCGCGCACATCGGCCGCGTCACCCGTCACTCTTCCACTATTGATCGAAGAAGAAGAGTATCGTGAAGCCTGGATCGAGATTCGTTACCGTCCCGACCACTCGGTGGTTTCGGTGCTGGAGGTGCTTTCACCAACCAATAAATCGGGGTCGGAACGCATTGCCTATCTCGCTAAACGCCGGGCAATTCTCCGCCAGCCGATTTCGCTCGTGGAGATCGACCTGTTGGTCGGCGGCAGACGCATCTCGCCGCCAGATCCGTTGCCGGACTGCGATTACTGCGTGGTCGTAGCCCGCGCCGACGAACGGGCCAGGTGCGAGGTCTATCCGTCGAGCCTCCGCCAACCGCTGCCGACGTTCCGCGTTCCTTTGAAGCCGCCCGATGGCGATGTCGTCGTCGATCTGCAGGAAGCCTTTGCCGCCGCGTTCGAGCACGGCGGCTACGCGACTTCGATCGACTATTCACAGCCGCCCACTGCGCCGTTGTCTGCGGTGGATCGAGCTTGGGCTGCTGAGCAGGCAGGGCTTAAGGTGCCGGGGCGGTCATAG